One genomic segment of Primulina tabacum isolate GXHZ01 chromosome 9, ASM2559414v2, whole genome shotgun sequence includes these proteins:
- the LOC142556804 gene encoding uncharacterized protein LOC142556804, with protein MKRIFHVENMEGKNRVSKGKERRYTEENNDLIPRDAHDFDEFADESLKSIESGDKVPFNGYDGGSDLAKKRRKSVEESDEYMTFEAHKFDAAEKLNAFEIGDKVSFEVYDGGHASEGKSEKYVDTDGIENEQAIEDSHRDEVDNNIEVNSKSDADKEEKTELKNDISSIARDVMSRQDRRLKGKEKDFVTPPSTTPKKNKRKLVRHRVADKPIELENSELVVMQIAQAAVKEANQMDDELLEYVGRSSISDSDRNIVDTFFKRSDMR; from the exons ATGAAGAGAATTTTTCATGTTGAAAATATGGAAGGTAAAAATAGAGTTTCAAAGGGGAAGGAGAGAAGATATACAGAAGAAAATAATGATTTGATTCCTCGTGATGCACATGATTTTGATGAGTTTGCAGATGAAAGTTTAAAATCTATTGAAAGTGGTGATAAAGTTCCTTTCAATGGATATGATGGTGGTTCTGATTTAGCGAAAAAAAGGAGAAAGAGTGTAGAAGAAAGTGATGAGTATATGACATTTGAGGCTCATAAATTTGATGCAGCTGAAAAATTAAATGCTTTTGAAATTGGTGACAAAGTTTCTTTCGAGGTTTATGATGGTGGTCATGCTTCAGAAGGAAAGAGCGAAAAATATGTTGATACGGATGGAATTGAAAATGAACAGGCTATTGAGGATTCACATAGAGATGAAGTTGACAACAATATTGAGGTGAATAGTAAAAGTGACGCTGACAAAGAGGAGAAGACTGAGTTGAAGAATGACATTTCTTCGATTGCTCGTGATGTTATGAGTAGGCAAGATAGGAGACTAAAGGGTAAGGAAAAAGACTTTGTGACACCTCCTTCCACAACCCcaaaaaagaataaaagaaaACTAGTCCGTCATAGAGTTGCGGATAAGCCTATTGAGCTG GAAAATTCAGAATTAGTTGTAATGCAAATTGCACAAGCTGCAGTAAAGGAGGCAAATCAAATGGATGATGAGTTGTTGGAATATGTTGGGCGGTCATCAATTTCTGATAGCGATAGGAATATTGTGGatacattttttaaaagatCTGATATGAGGTAA
- the LOC142504538 gene encoding uncharacterized protein LOC142504538, with the protein MKLQVSSQTLCDLLYDKELMDDVINAHLNILSRNFVRYGNPPKIWVLNSVVQAEFQKKVHGTKKEKNLMFADIPRFIDSLSRSSRSILGELNANVLNESRYILMPLNTKFHWFLLVLDTVTSKFMHMNSLWSPQTKGFVKIFAKFISSYIKNSLRYPAPKAQVDDRYSRQQSGVVDCGVFVCLWVEAFTQDDPEFWGYVRMLVVFTNIVHTWLPPFWPMNMGSFTI; encoded by the exons ATGAAGTTACAAGTTTCCAGCCAAACGCTGTGTGACTTGctgtatgacaaggagttgatGGATGACGTGATAAATGCACACCTAAATATTTTGTCAAGAAATTTTGTGAGATATGGAAATCCACCGAAAATATGGGTTTTAAATTCTGTGGTTCAG gCCGAATTTCAAAAAAAAGTTCATGGGACGAAAAAGGAAAAGAATTTGATGTTTGCGGACATTCCAAGATTTATAGATTCATTAAGCCGAAGTAGCCGTAGTATTCTTGGAGAGCTGAATGCTAATGTTCTCAATGAAAGCCGATATATTTTGATGCCTTTGAACACAAAATTTCATTGGTTTTTGCTGGTTTTGGACACCGTGACTAGTAAATTCATGCACATGAACTCGTTGTGGTCACCCCAAACAAAAGGGTTTGTCAAGATATTT GCTAAGTTCATCTCTAGCTACATCAAGAATTCACTTCGATATCCTGCCCCAAAAGCACAAGTTGATGATCGTTATAGCCGACAACAGAGTGGAGTCGTTGATTGTGGGGTATTCGTGTGCCTATGGGTAGAAGCCTTTACACAAGATGACCCGGAATTTTGGGGATACGTGAGAATGCTTGTAGTATTCACGAATATCGTGCACACATGGCTTCCACCATTTTGGCCGATGAATATGGGATCCTTCACCATTTAG